Genomic segment of Rhodococcus rhodochrous:
CATCGGAGCATGCGGCGGCCCGTGCCAGGACGTGTCGATCGTGGGATCGGCGGTCCTACCCATACCGCCCGACCGGAGGCCATGCTGGTCGATGTGAGTATCGATCGCACCGAGCTTGCAGCAGCGCTCCGGCGGGCCCGTGAACGAGTGGATCCGGGCGACGTCGGGTTGCCCTCCGGCCGGCGCCGCCGAACTCCCGGGCTCCGCCGCGAAGAGGTCGCGATGCTCGCGGGGATCAGCGTCGACTACGTCGTGCGCCTCGAACAGGGGAGAGGCCCGGTCCCGTCGGTGCAGGTCCTCGGCGCTCTCGCCCGGGCGCTGCGACTCGACCTCGACGGGCGGAACCAGCTGTTCCACCTCGCCGGGGTCTCCCCACCCGGACCGGGCACGATCGACATGCACGTCCGACCGAGCGTGCTGCGCCTGATCGACCGGTTCGCGGACCTGCCGGTGGTGGTGATGAGTGCGAAAGGGGACGTACTCGCGTGGAACGCGATGGCGTCGGCACTGCACGGCGACTGGTCCGCCGTGGCGCCCGACCGGCGCAACATCCATCGGCTGCGGTTCCTGCCGGACGACGCGGACCCACCGCTCA
This window contains:
- a CDS encoding helix-turn-helix domain-containing protein; translated protein: MSIDRTELAAALRRARERVDPGDVGLPSGRRRRTPGLRREEVAMLAGISVDYVVRLEQGRGPVPSVQVLGALARALRLDLDGRNQLFHLAGVSPPGPGTIDMHVRPSVLRLIDRFADLPVVVMSAKGDVLAWNAMASALHGDWSAVAPDRRNIHRLRFLPDDADPPLSSVGVTEAEFAATAHQSVASLRSAAARYPRDTGLHELIDELRSGSEHFAELWATAEPGGWRTHTKTVNHPALGPIVLDCDTLHVPDVDQSVIVYSAVPGTPAAESLALLRVVGTQQWGGTQQWGAESSRP